The Silene latifolia isolate original U9 population chromosome 4, ASM4854445v1, whole genome shotgun sequence region TGGTCCAAAGGAGAATCTTCCATCAAATAAGGCTCCATCCATCATCCCTGTCCCGGATCGGAGCTTACGAAAATTTTTGGAGATTGGATGTTAGTTAAAAAGCCTCCTAGGAGAAGGACTCCAAAAAAAGTCGATACACCAGCAGTAACGAATCTTAGAAACGGTGCATCCAACATTTTCAATTTCGGAAAAAAGAATTCCGGGTCAAGATACGATATCCTTAATTCCAATTCCCAAGATTCTAGCAATAAAGCAATTCAATTAGATATTCAGTCAAAGGGAAATCAATCTTCACTTCCTAATATTTCTCCACAAAATATACTCCATACTACTCCTTCCCTTTCCCAAACCAATCAATCTTTTGTTTCCAAAAATACTACCAATCCTAAGATTTCTACTCAATTTAAGTCCCAAAAACCCTCTACTAAAAAAATCACCTCTAGCAAAAATATCCATCACCGAGTCAACCCTGTTCTTCATAATATTACTAACCTAAAATCTATTACAGTTACCACAAATAATAATGCCGCAAGCAACCAGGCTCTAACTTCTAAGCATCAAAACACCGAAAACACCCCACCTGAAACAATCACTGATGTCGTTTCAGTTCACGGAAATCCTAGAAACATACCTCCCAGTAACATGTCTTTCTCAGGAGCTCCCCCAGATAGTAGTGATCCCACCGTCGAGAAGCTTCAAAATTTTCCCAGAAAAGGGGATGGTGGCCCCAATATTAGGATTAATGGTGGGGGAGTCACCGAGCATGGACTTCAAATTCGAGCCAACACCGAAAGACCCGTCGACTCTCATAGTGGAGATGTCGATACCATGGAACATTAATGATGTGCTATCACTCGTAAGTCGAGCCTATCTATCAACTCTACCTTTTTTTACCAGTTATTATGTCAGATTGAATACCAAATCTTATGCCTAACGTACCACCAATTACCTGTATGGTGTGGAATATTCAAGGAACGGGAAACAGAAATAAAATTTCTGCCTTAAAGGAAGTAGTTAAGACTTATAAACCATCTATTCTAGCCTTAGTCGAAACCCACATGGGTGGAAATCATGCCGAAAACATCCGTCAGATTATTGGTTATGATGGTCATATACGGGTTGATGCCATTGGTTTCAGTGGCGGAATTTGGGTATATTGGAAGACGAATCTTATAAAATTTGAGCCAGTGTACGAAGACTCGTAATTTATTACTCTGGAGGTATCTCGAACAAGAGGTGTTCCTTGGTTGTTTTTTTGCTGTTTACGCTAGTTCCGACCCAACTAATCGTAGAACTTTATGGACTGAACTTGAAAACTTTGCACGAACCAACAATAAGCCATGGTTAATGGCAGAAGATTTTAACGAAACACGATCACTTGATGAGCGTCATAAGGGTAGTTCTAGCATGGCCAAAAGGTGCGAAAATTTCAACAATTGGATCGAGAATTGAGAGTTGCTAGAATTGGAATTTTCGGGTCCTGCTCATACCTGAGCTCGGGGTAATTCACCAAAAACTCGCCAAAGTGCTAGATTGGACCGAGCTCTGTGTAA contains the following coding sequences:
- the LOC141651286 gene encoding uncharacterized protein LOC141651286; protein product: MVWNIQGTGNRNKISALKEVVKTYKPSILALVETHMGGNHAENIRQIIGYDGHIRVDAIGFSGGIWVYWKTNLIKFEPVYEDSTLWTELENFARTNNKPWLMAEDFNETRSLDERHKEWGTIHEDASVRHLPAFQSDHCPLLIAPNGFAPLNSVQKSFRFQAAWMTHELFSTFIAEKWPDQGSFPTRLDELSKSLREWNKNVFGNIFCQKKSLLARIEGCQKKLATTREK